One genomic segment of Occultella kanbiaonis includes these proteins:
- a CDS encoding LysE/ArgO family amino acid transporter has product MLPLLSGLAAGLSLIIAIGAQNAFVLRQGLARRHVLLVIAVCAASDAVLIAAGVAGLGALVTHAPVALEIVRWGGAAFLIGYGIRAALRAWRGESMREQGEGRAPGWAGVLATALALTWLNPHVYLDTVVLLGSMSATHGDDRWWFALGAMTGSVLWFTALGLGARLLVPLFRRRSSWRVLDAVIALMMFALAAQLLLR; this is encoded by the coding sequence GTGCTACCTCTGTTGTCCGGCCTCGCTGCCGGTCTCTCCCTCATCATCGCGATCGGTGCTCAGAACGCCTTCGTGCTCCGACAGGGTCTGGCGCGCCGCCACGTCCTTCTCGTGATCGCGGTGTGCGCTGCCTCCGATGCCGTGCTGATCGCGGCCGGGGTGGCCGGTCTGGGTGCCCTCGTGACCCACGCGCCGGTGGCGCTGGAGATCGTCCGTTGGGGCGGCGCGGCGTTCCTCATCGGATACGGCATCCGCGCGGCGCTACGCGCGTGGCGGGGCGAGTCGATGCGGGAACAGGGGGAGGGCCGCGCCCCGGGTTGGGCCGGCGTACTGGCTACCGCACTCGCGCTCACCTGGCTCAACCCGCACGTCTACCTCGACACCGTGGTGCTCCTCGGCTCGATGTCCGCCACGCACGGTGACGACCGCTGGTGGTTCGCGCTCGGCGCGATGACCGGATCCGTGCTGTGGTTCACCGCGCTCGGCCTCGGCGCGCGGCTGCTCGTCCCGTTGTTCCGACGGCGGAGCTCATGGCGTGTTCTCGATGCCGTCATCGCGCTCATGATGTTCGCACTGGCTGCCCAACTCCTGCTTCGCTGA
- the csrA gene encoding carbon storage regulator CsrA codes for MLVLTRKAGEQIVIGNDITITLIEVRGGDVRIGIDAPRSVTVHRVEVLEAVSAANLSAAHASAADEDRIRALLAPASTAGSTEPPDDV; via the coding sequence GTGCTTGTACTCACGCGGAAGGCCGGCGAGCAGATCGTCATCGGCAACGACATCACGATCACGCTCATCGAGGTGCGCGGCGGCGACGTCCGGATCGGCATCGATGCGCCACGGTCCGTGACGGTCCACCGCGTCGAGGTACTCGAGGCCGTCTCGGCCGCCAACCTCTCCGCAGCACACGCCTCCGCGGCAGATGAGGACCGGATCCGCGCCCTGCTCGCACCCGCGAGTACGGCAGGCAGCACAGAACCTCCAGACGACGTCTAG